The following are encoded in a window of Pseudomonas multiresinivorans genomic DNA:
- the lpdA gene encoding dihydrolipoyl dehydrogenase, with the protein MSGARDVKQNQTLETTLLVIGGGPGGYVAAIRAGQLGIRTVLVEGASLGGTCLNIGCIPSKALIHAAEEYLKAREFAGKSPLGISVQAPSIDIQRTVEWKDGIVDRLTTGVAALLKKHGVTVVNGWARIVDGKTVEVDLSEGGTQHIHTEHLLLAAGSKSVELPFLPVGGNVISSTEALAPKALPKRLAVVGGGYIGLELGTAYRKLGVEVTVVEAQPRILPTYDEELTKPVANALRKLGIELYLGHSVMGLEPDGKGLRVQDGAGSQRVIETDQVLVAVGRHPNTAGWNLDTLRLDMNGRAVRIDDQCRTSMRDVWAIGDIAGEPMLAHRAMAQGEMVAEIIAGKRRAFTPTAIPAVCFTDPEVVVVGLSPEQAQAAGYEVLTANFPFAANGRAMTLESSDGFVRVVARKDNHLILGWQAVGKAVSELSTAFVQSLEMGACLEDIAGTIHAHPTLGEAVQEAALRALGHALHV; encoded by the coding sequence ATGAGTGGAGCCAGAGACGTGAAACAGAACCAGACTCTCGAAACCACCCTGCTGGTGATCGGTGGCGGCCCCGGCGGCTACGTCGCGGCGATCCGCGCCGGCCAGCTGGGCATCCGCACCGTGCTGGTGGAAGGCGCCTCACTCGGTGGCACCTGCCTGAACATCGGCTGCATCCCGTCCAAGGCGCTGATCCACGCCGCCGAGGAATACCTCAAGGCCCGCGAGTTTGCCGGCAAGTCGCCGCTGGGCATCAGCGTGCAGGCGCCGAGCATCGACATCCAGCGCACCGTGGAATGGAAGGACGGCATCGTCGACCGCCTGACCACCGGCGTCGCCGCGCTGCTGAAGAAGCACGGCGTCACCGTGGTCAACGGCTGGGCCAGGATCGTCGACGGCAAGACCGTGGAAGTCGACCTCAGCGAAGGCGGCACCCAGCACATCCACACCGAACACCTGCTGCTGGCGGCCGGTTCGAAATCCGTCGAGCTGCCCTTCCTGCCGGTAGGCGGCAACGTGATTTCCTCCACCGAAGCCCTGGCGCCCAAGGCCTTGCCCAAGCGCCTGGCGGTGGTTGGTGGCGGCTACATCGGCCTGGAACTGGGCACTGCCTACCGTAAGCTGGGCGTCGAGGTCACGGTGGTGGAGGCGCAGCCGCGCATCCTGCCGACCTATGACGAGGAACTGACCAAGCCGGTGGCCAATGCCCTGCGCAAGCTCGGCATCGAGCTGTACCTGGGCCACAGCGTGATGGGCCTGGAGCCGGACGGCAAGGGCCTGCGCGTGCAGGACGGCGCCGGTTCGCAGCGGGTGATCGAGACCGACCAGGTGCTGGTCGCCGTCGGCCGCCACCCCAATACCGCCGGCTGGAACCTCGACACCCTGCGTCTGGACATGAACGGCCGCGCGGTGCGCATCGACGACCAGTGCCGCACCTCCATGCGTGACGTCTGGGCGATCGGTGATATCGCCGGCGAGCCCATGCTGGCCCACCGCGCCATGGCCCAGGGCGAGATGGTCGCCGAGATCATTGCCGGCAAGCGCCGCGCCTTCACCCCCACGGCGATCCCGGCGGTGTGCTTCACCGATCCGGAAGTGGTGGTGGTCGGCCTGTCGCCCGAGCAGGCCCAGGCCGCTGGCTACGAGGTGCTGACGGCGAACTTCCCGTTCGCCGCCAACGGCCGCGCCATGACTCTGGAATCCAGCGATGGCTTCGTCCGCGTGGTGGCGCGCAAGGACAACCACCTGATCCTCGGCTGGCAGGCGGTAGGCAAGGCGGTCTCGGAGCTGTCCACGGCCTTCGTGCAGTCCCTGGAAATGGGCGCCTGCCTGGAAGACATCGCCGGTACCATCCACGCCCACCCAACCCTTGGCGAAGCAGTGCAGGAAGCTGCACTGCGCGCGCTGGGGCATGCCTTGCACGTCTGA